The Vicinamibacterales bacterium DNA window GAAGCTCGTGGACGACTACGTCGAGACGAGATACCCCAGGCGGAACGCGGCCCGCTGATCGGCACCGGCAACCAACGACGACAGTGGCGTCGACCGGCCCTGCTCGTCCACGACGGTGGTGGCGGAGCGCTGATGCCAATCCGTTCGATCGAGGAAGATGATCGACAAGGAGACGGTTGTCGTTTCAGAGGCAGCGGCCTCGGTTCGAGCGAAGCGAGATGATTTCCATACGATTGGAACAGCCCGGAGACATCGCCGCAGTACGCGCGGTCAACGAGGCGGCCTTCGGCCAGCCAACCGAGGCGATCATCGTGGACGTGCTCCGCAACGCATGTCCGGAAGCGATCTCCATTGTGGCCGTGGAAGATGACCAGGTTCTGGGCCACATCTTCTTCAGTGCCGTCTCCGTCTCTGGTGGGCACGCGGTCGCCGGAGGCATGGGGCTTGCACCCATGGCGGTGCTGCCGAACCGGCAGCGTGAGGGGATCGGCACCAGGCTGGTCCACGCCGGAATCGACGCAGTACGCGAACGGAACTGCCCGTTCATCGTCGTGCTCGGCCACCCGAAGTACTACCCGCGCTTTGGGTTCATGCCGGCGTCACGCCACGGCCTCTCTTGTCAGTGGGCCGGGGTCCCGGACGACGCGTTCATGGTATTGGTTCTCGATACGCCGGCCATGTCGGGCGTATCTGGCACGGCCAGATACCGGGACGAGTTCGACCAGGCGGTGTGAAGGCCGAACCCGGCGTTCCACGCGAACGCGGACCCCGAGGCGATCCTGTGCTCCGCGCCCGCCCCGCGAGCGCGTTCACCTCCAGAACATCAGTCTCTGGACCCACTGGATGCGGGTGAGGTCGTTGTAGATCACGGTCACCATCAGGACCATCAACAGGGCGAAGCCGGCCAGGAGCATGTTCTCCTTGACCTTGGCGCTGAAGTCGCGCCGCGCCAGGCCTTCGAGGGCCATGATGAAGATGTGGCCACCGTCGAGCACCGGAATCGGAAGCAGGTTCAGGATCCCGAGGTTCAGGCTGATCGAGGCCATCAGGCTGAAGAGCGCCATCCACCCGAGCGCGGCCGACTCTCCCGACAGCTGGGCAATCGCCACAGGCCCCATCAACTGCTTCGGTGACGTCTCGCGCGTGATCAGACCGACGAGTGTCTGGAAGATCAGGCCCCCGAACTCGTAGTTCTTTTGCACGCTCATCGTCATGGCCTGCACGGGCCCGGGGTGGATGAGCTTCAGCTCGTCGCCGATGGTCACGCCAATCCACCCCCTCTTTCCCCGCAGGGCGGGCGTCACCGCAATTTCCTGCCGCGCCCCGGCGCGCTCGACCGCGAGCGTGATGACCTGCTGCGGGTGCTTGGCGATGGCTTCGGTGAGCTGATACCCGAACGTCGTCGTCTTGCCGTTGACCGACAAGACGATGTCGCCGCCCTTCAGGCCGGCCTTCTCGGCGGGGTCGCCGGGGACGACTTTCCCTATCCGCGGGTGCGTCAGGGGATAGACGCCGATGTCGCCTATCTCGTACTTCGTCTGGGCGTCGGGAACAACGTGGACGGTCACGGTCTGGCCGTCACGCACGATCTCGATCGGGACATCACGGCCGGCCTTCGTGCCGACCGCCATCGACAACTGCTCCCAGTTGCTCACCGTGCGCCCGGCCACGCGGACGATCCGGTCGCCCGGCTTGATGCCGCCCCGCTCGGCGGGAGACGAGGCGATCACGTCGCCGACGATCGGCACCCGCTCGAGGAACGCCGGGATCTGCGCCCCCTGCAGCAGCACGACCCACATGAGCACCACTGCCAGCAGGATGTTCATCACCGGGCCCATGATGAGCACCTGGAAGCGCTGCCACTTCGTCTTCGACAGGAACTCGTCGTCGTTGCCCGTGCGGGGATCGTCCGGCGTCTCGCCGGCCATCTTGACGTAGCCGCCAAGCGGGACGGCGCTGATGCAGTAGTCGGTGTCGCCGCGGCGGAAGCCGAAGAGCTTCGGCCCGAAGCCGAGGGAGAACGTCAGCACGCGGACGCCGATCCGCCGGGCCATCAGGAAGTGGCCCAGTTCGTGGACGAAGATCAGCACGCCGAGCACGAAGATGAACGAAAGTAATGTGACCAAGGAAAACCCTCAGACTTCCAATTCTAAATCGCGAGCCAGTTCCAGAGAACAGCCGCGCGCCCACAGGTCCACCCGCCGAACGTCGGCCAGCGTCGCGACAGCCTGGCGGCGGTGCGCGGCCATCGCGCGCTCGATGAGTACCGGGATGGCAGTGAAGTTGAGTCGCCCCGCCAGGAACCTGTCCACGGCGATCTCGTTGGCCGCGTTCAGCACGACCGGCAGGCCGTCGCCTGCCCGCAGAGCCTCGTAGGCGAGGCCGAGGCACGGAAAGCTGTCATGGTCCGGCAGGTGAAAGTCGAGCCGGCCGCACCGTGCCAGGTCGAGCGGAGGGAGCGGTGATGGCCAGCGCTCGGGGTAGGAAAAGGCGTACTGAATCGGCAGCCTCATGTCCGTCACGCCGAGCTGAGCCAGGATCGATCCGTCCACCAACTCTACCATCGAGTGCACGACCGACTGTGGATGGACGACGACGTCGATGTTGTCGGCCGCGACACCGAAGAGCCAGTGGGCCTCGATGACCTCGAGGCCCTTGTTCATCAGCGTGGCCGAATCGATCGTGATCTTCCGTCCCATCTGCCACGTCGGGTGACGAAGGGCGTCGTCGGGACCGACGGCGTGCAGTTCGGCGGGAGACTGGCCGCGGAATGGCCCTCCCGACGCGGTCAGGATCAGGCGCTTCACCTCGTGAGGCGGTCGCCCGGTCAGGCACTGGTGAATGGCGTTGTGCTCGCTGTCGACCGGCAGGATGGCCACCCCGCGACGCCGCGCGGCGTGGGTCATCAGGCCCCCGGCCATCACCAGGACTTCCTTGTTGGCCAGAGCGATCGTCTTGCCCGCCTCGATCGCCGCGAGCACAGCTTCGAGCGCAGCGGTGCCGGATGAGGCGCACAGGACGAGCTCCGCATCGGGATCGGTCGCCAGCGCGACCAGTCCCTCGGATCCGTGGCCGAGCACCTCTGGCCGCCACGTTCCGAAGCCGCGCACCACCGCATCGAGCGCCGGGGCGCTCCCGAGCGCAATCGCCCGCGGACGGAACTCCTCGACCTGTTCGCCGAAGAGCGACACGTTGCCACCCGCGGCAAGGCCAACGACCTCGAGCCGTTCGCGGTGCGCCTGCACCACGGAGAGCGCGCTTCGCCCGATCGACCCGGTGGAACCGAGGATGACGATGCGTCTCACAGCGAGTACTTCAGGAACACGTGGAATGCCGGCACGGTGAACAGCAGGGCGTCGATGCGATCGAGCACGCCGCCGTGCCCTGGAATGAGCGTCGAGCTGTCCTTGATGCCGGCGCTTCTCTTGAGCAGCGATTCGAAGAGATCGCCGGCGATGCCGAGGCCGACAATGGCCACGCCGAAGAGCAGCAGGCGCTCGGTCGAGATCTGCGGCAACCACCAGCGACCGAGCCACGCCAGGACGACCGGCGCCAGGACGAACCCGCCCACCGCGCCCTCCAGGGTCTTCTTCGGGCTGATCACCGGCGACAGCTTGTGACGGCCGAACAGCCGGCCCGCGAAGTACTGGCCCGAGTCGCTGACGATGACGGTGAGGAGGAGCAGGAGCACGGCCTTGCGTCCCGCGCTCGCGTGCAGGGCGACGAAGCAGCCCAGGGGGAGTCCCAGGTACAGCATCGGAAACGCGGCCGCGG harbors:
- a CDS encoding 1-deoxy-D-xylulose-5-phosphate reductoisomerase, with product MRRIVILGSTGSIGRSALSVVQAHRERLEVVGLAAGGNVSLFGEQVEEFRPRAIALGSAPALDAVVRGFGTWRPEVLGHGSEGLVALATDPDAELVLCASSGTAALEAVLAAIEAGKTIALANKEVLVMAGGLMTHAARRRGVAILPVDSEHNAIHQCLTGRPPHEVKRLILTASGGPFRGQSPAELHAVGPDDALRHPTWQMGRKITIDSATLMNKGLEVIEAHWLFGVAADNIDVVVHPQSVVHSMVELVDGSILAQLGVTDMRLPIQYAFSYPERWPSPLPPLDLARCGRLDFHLPDHDSFPCLGLAYEALRAGDGLPVVLNAANEIAVDRFLAGRLNFTAIPVLIERAMAAHRRQAVATLADVRRVDLWARGCSLELARDLELEV
- a CDS encoding N-acetyltransferase, with amino-acid sequence MISIRLEQPGDIAAVRAVNEAAFGQPTEAIIVDVLRNACPEAISIVAVEDDQVLGHIFFSAVSVSGGHAVAGGMGLAPMAVLPNRQREGIGTRLVHAGIDAVRERNCPFIVVLGHPKYYPRFGFMPASRHGLSCQWAGVPDDAFMVLVLDTPAMSGVSGTARYRDEFDQAV
- the rseP gene encoding RIP metalloprotease RseP, with the protein product MVTLLSFIFVLGVLIFVHELGHFLMARRIGVRVLTFSLGFGPKLFGFRRGDTDYCISAVPLGGYVKMAGETPDDPRTGNDDEFLSKTKWQRFQVLIMGPVMNILLAVVLMWVVLLQGAQIPAFLERVPIVGDVIASSPAERGGIKPGDRIVRVAGRTVSNWEQLSMAVGTKAGRDVPIEIVRDGQTVTVHVVPDAQTKYEIGDIGVYPLTHPRIGKVVPGDPAEKAGLKGGDIVLSVNGKTTTFGYQLTEAIAKHPQQVITLAVERAGARQEIAVTPALRGKRGWIGVTIGDELKLIHPGPVQAMTMSVQKNYEFGGLIFQTLVGLITRETSPKQLMGPVAIAQLSGESAALGWMALFSLMASISLNLGILNLLPIPVLDGGHIFIMALEGLARRDFSAKVKENMLLAGFALLMVLMVTVIYNDLTRIQWVQRLMFWR
- a CDS encoding phosphatidate cytidylyltransferase, which translates into the protein MLLRICSALVLIPIFFSCIWFLGPVPLLLVAEAVLVLAFIEYARLAAALGARLSSVVSGAAAAAVCAAVALDLPLDLPLAAALVAIGSVAVGARVPGKGVLNDVAAAAFPMLYLGLPLGCFVALHASAGRKAVLLLLLTVIVSDSGQYFAGRLFGRHKLSPVISPKKTLEGAVGGFVLAPVVLAWLGRWWLPQISTERLLLFGVAIVGLGIAGDLFESLLKRSAGIKDSSTLIPGHGGVLDRIDALLFTVPAFHVFLKYSL